A single genomic interval of Cucumis sativus cultivar 9930 chromosome 5, Cucumber_9930_V3, whole genome shotgun sequence harbors:
- the LOC101214810 gene encoding uncharacterized protein LOC101214810 — protein MKDSEKVFWDSMKNPAGNHHITAAFNSQSRTSSKLLLCLIFFISFTYLIYSLKLLSSPRLCSDSQPFSSSAVDPLHNLTTTAAISLPTSSQNQTELRHVVFGIAASAKLWEQRKNYIKLWFKPEKMRGTVWLDRKVKIDEDSDELPPIRISGDTSKFAYKNRQGHRSAIRISRIVSETFRLGLKDVRWFVMGDDDTVFVTENLLRVLRKYDHTQYYYIGSLSESHLQNIYFSYSMAYGGGGFAISYPLAEALVKMQDRCIQRYPGLYGSDDRMQACMAELGVPLTKELGFHQYDVYGNLFGLLSAHPIAPFVSLHHLDIVEPIFPNATRLQALDRLKIPMELDSAGLLQQSICYHKSNTWTISVSWGYAIQIFRGILSPREVEMPSRTFLNWYRRADYTAYAFNTRPVARNPCQKAFVFYLSNALQTNSTTGQTVSKYIRHRAPQPACKWKSPSPSSIEFVKVIKKADPKLWERSPRRNCCRVMKSKEKKTLMVEVGICKDGEISEV, from the exons atgaaagattCTGAGAAAGTTTTTTGGGATTCCATGAAAAATCCCGCCGGAAACCACCACATTACTGCCGCTTTCAATTCTCAGTCCAGAACTTCCTCTAAGCTTCTCTTATGTCTCatctttttcatctctttcacTTACCTCATTTACTCTCTTAAACTCCTCTCCTCTCCCCGCCTCTGTTCTGACTCACAGCCATTTTCCTCTTCCGCCGTAGATCCACTCCACAATCTCACCACCACTGCCGCAATTTCACTTCCGACCTCATCGCAGAATCAGACGGAGCTCCGGCATGTTGTTTTCGGAATTGCCGCGTCGGCGAAGCTGTGGGAACAGAGGAAGAACTACATCAAGCTCTGGTTTAAACCAGAGAAGATGAGGGGGACGGTTTGGTTGGACCGGAAGGTGAAAATCGACGAAGATTCCGATGAACTCCCGCCGATTAGAATCTCCGGGGACACGTCGAAGTTCGCGTATAAGAACCGACAGGGGCATCGTTCGGCGATTCGGATCTCGAGAATCGTGTCGGAGACTTTCCGGCTCGGTTTGAAGGATGTACGGTGGTTTGTAATGGGTGACGACGACACCGTTTTTGTGACCGAAAATTTGCTTAGGGTTTTGAGAAAGTATGATCATACTCAGTATTACTATATCGGAAGCTTGTCGGAGAGCCATTTACAGAACATTTATTTTTCGTATTCGATGGCATATGGCGGTGGTGGGTTTGCGATTAGCTACCCATTGGCGGAGGCTTTAGTGAAAATGCAGGATCGGTGTATTCAGAGATATCCCGGATTATACGGCTCCGATGATCGGATGCAGGCTTGCATGGCGGAGCTGGGCGTTCCGCTCACCAAGGAACTCGGATTTCACCAG TACGATGTCTATGGAAATCTATTTGGCCTACTCTCAGCTCACCCGATTGCCCCATTTGTATCACTGCACCATCTCGACATTGTCGAGCCCATCTTCCCCAATGCCACTCGCCTCCAGGCCCTCGACCGTCTCAAAATTCCAATGGAGCTAGACTCCGCAGGGCTACTGCAACAGTCCATTTGCTACCACAAATCCAACACTTGGACCATCTCTGTCTCCTGGGGTTATGCCATCCAAATCTTCCGTGGTATCCTATCGCCTCGTGAAGTTGAAATGCCATCCAGAACTTTCCTTAATTGGTATCGTCGTGCGGATTACACTGCTTATGCATTCAACACTCGACCTGTCGCTCGAAATCCTTGCCAGAAGGCATTTGTGTTTTACTTATCCAATGCCTTACAGACGAATTCGACGACCGGACAGACGGTTAGTAAATACATTAGACATCGAGCACCACAACCAGCGTGCAAGTGGAAGAGCCCCAGCCCCAGTAGCATCGAGTTTGTTAAGGTGATCAAGAAGGCAGATCCGAAGTTGTGGGAAAGA TCACCAAGGAGGAATTGTTGCAGAGTGATGAAATCAAAGGAGAAGAAGACATTGATGGTGGAAGTTGGAATATGCAAAGATGGTGAAATCAgtgaagtttaa
- the LOC101214565 gene encoding uncharacterized protein LOC101214565: MSLITSPQAVNFGGSQSFRRFSSYTFLNKRTSCIFQQKKNYGNYNKRKTNNTLVLSCLMDDSFSCPGSSSNSPGEMIERFYKCINEKNLKEMSTYISEDCLIEDSLFIEKFKGKKAAMSFIEKLTESMGPDVKFRIRKVYERHPSMAGAIWHLEWRNMEIPLTKGCTFIDIRDEERKTIQKIQIINEPQFKAGHLILDIMKLVTLLLAKNSAILEWLIKASQQRWVKWMSKICVTLFNLLLDSFSKSYLTFIHFGAQLYSCVLKFLYYIVDFFL, encoded by the exons ATGTCCCTTATTACAAGTCCTCAAGCTGTCAACTTTGGGGGCTCCCAATCATTTAGGagattttcttcttatacATTCTTGAATAAAAGAACTTCATGTATATTCCAACAAAAGAAGAACTATGGAAACTACAACAAGaggaaaacaaacaacacactCGTCCTATCATGTTTAATGGATGATTCCTTTTCCTGCCCAGGTTCAAGTTCAAATTCTCCGGGAGAAATGATTGAGAGATTCTACAAATGCATCAATGAAAAGAACTTAAAGGAAATGAGTACTTACATCTCAGAAGACTGCCTCATTGAAGACTCCTTGTtcattgaaaaatttaaagggAAGAAG GCAGCTATGAGTTTCATTGAAAAACTAACTGAGAGCATGGGTCCAGATGTGAAGTTTAGAATCCGTAAAGTATACGAAAGACACCCTTCCATGGCAGGAGCAATCTGGCATTTAG AGTGGAGGAACATGGAGATTCCCTTAACCAAGGGTTGCACCTTCATTGACATcagagatgaagaaagaaaaactatacA GAagatacaaattataaatgaacCACAATTTAAAGCAGGACATCTAATCTTG GATATAATGAAACTTGTGACTTTATTGCTTGCTAAGAATTCAGCAATTTTAGAAT GGTTGATAAAAGCTTCTCAACAACGTTGGGTAAAGTGGATGTCAAAGATCTGTGTAACTCTCTTCAATCTTCTCTTGGACAGCTTTTCGAAGAGCTATCTAACCTTTATACATTTTGGGGCTCAACTATATAGTTGTGTactcaaatttttatattatattgtagaTTTTTTCTTGTAA
- the LOC101215049 gene encoding homeobox protein BEL1 homolog: protein MAGELCEGEGKSNEMVVGGEFYYNSNSNSNNIPNQFTNQIQTGFGSTTEPAVVEMFNNESSGGGGGGGGGDDDESFPQNMMVVGPWGTTATTDSSLRCVFPCEPNERPSQGLSLSLSSSNPSSIGLQSFELRQQHQQQQNQSSFPIFHLRNSKFLAPTQELLYEFCSLGITNHSSSSPKHKHPSSSSTNFSLHSLDFMELQKRKTKLFSMLEEVERRYRHYCEQMKAVVASFEAVAGSGAARVYSALASKAMSRHFRSLKDGIVGQIQATRKAMGEKDPIAPGTTRGETPRLRVIDQALRQQRAFHQISIMESHPWRPQRGLPERSVSVLRAWLFEHFLHPYPSDVDKHILARQTGLSRSQVSNWFINARVRLWKPMVEEMYLEETKEQEEEIDNSFNNNANNSFDGVTDFNDDIDGHRSIATRLEDQKPTPDQLLRIDSECLSSIISSNSEKNNDHSRTIKTMQNHHGHQLHGNHNHTFGRVVGDAFGTVELDFSSYNHHTGSGGVSYHNSSHNNNNQHFNNGSGGGVSLTLGLQQHAAAGGNGNGGVSIAFASAGPAVGQNSLFFTRDHMEECQPVQYSLLDGETQNLPYRNLMGAQLLHDLAG, encoded by the exons atgGCTGGTGAGCTTTGTGAAGGGGAAGGAAAATCAAACGAGATGGTAGTTGGAGGAGAGTTTTATTACAATTCCAATTCGAATTCAAACAACATCCCTAATCAATTCACAAATCAGATCCAAACCGGGTTCGGTTCCACTACCGAACCTGCTGTGGTGGAGATGTTCAACAACGAGTCGAGTGGTGGTGGCGGCGGCGGTGGCGGTGGTGATGATGATGAGTCGTTTCCCCAAAATATGATGGTGGTTGGACCGTGGGGGACGACGGCTACGACGGATTCTTCTTTAAGATGTGTGTTTCCATGTGAACCAAATGAAAGACCAAGCCAAGGCCTTTCTTTGTCTCTTAGTTCATCTAATCCTTCTTCTATTGGTTTACAATCTTTTGAACTAAGGCAACaacatcaacaacaacaaaaccaATCATCTTTCCCCATTTTTCATCTTAGAAACTCTAAGTTTTTGGCCCCAACTCAAGAACTTCTTTATGAGTTTTGTAGCCTTGGAATCACcaatcattcttcttcttcaccaaaacacaaacatccttcttcttcttcaaccaaTTTCTCTCTTCACTCACTTGACTTCATGGAGTTGCAAAAGAGGAAAACCAAGCTTTTTTCCATGCTTGAAGAG GTTGAAAGAAGGTATAGGCATTATTGTGAGCAAATGAAGGCAGTAGTGGCATCGTTCGAAGCAGTAGCGGGGAGTGGGGCGGCGAGGGTGTATTCGGCGTTGGCGTCGAAAGCGATGTCGAGGCATTTTAGGAGCCTAAAAGATGGGATTGTGGGACAAATTCAAGCCACAAGAAAGGCAATGGGAGAAAAGGATCCAATTGCACCTGGTACCACAAGAGGAGAAACCCCAAGACTTAGAGTGATTGATCAAGCTTTAAGGCAACAAAGAGCTTTCCATCAAATCAGCATCATGGAAAGCCATCCATGGCGTCCTCAACGTGGCCTTCCTGAGCGTTCTGTTTCCGTTCTTCGTGCTTGGCTTTTCGAACACTTTCTTCACCC gTACCCTAGCGATGTGGATAAACATATTTTAGCTCGCCAAACTGGTCTCTCCAGAAGCCAG GTGTCAAATTGGTTCATTAATGCAAGGGTGAGGCTGTGGAAGCCAATGGTAGAGGAGATGTATTTGGAAGAAACAAAGGAACAAGAGGAAGAGATTGATAACAGTTTCAACAACAATGCCAATAACTCTTTTGATGGGGTGACGGATTTCAATGACGACATTGACGGTCATCGGTCGATTGCCACAAGACTAGAGGATCAAAAACCGACACCAGACCAACTCTTAAGAATAGACTCGGAATGTCTCTCTTCAATCATCTCTAGCAACTCGGAGAAGAATAATGATCATTCAAGAACAATTAAAACGATGCAAAACCACCACGGACACCAACTCCACGGAAACCACAACCACACCTTCGGACGAGTAGTGGGTGATGCATTTGGCACGGTAGAACTCGACTTCTCGTCCTACAACCACCATACAGGTAGTGGTGGAGTTTCGTACCATAACAGCAGtcacaacaacaacaatcaacATTTCAACAACGGCAGTGGTGGAGGCGTGTCGTTGACTTTAGGGTTACAACAGCATGCCGCGGCCGGGGGGAATGGAAACGGAGGTGTGAGCATTGCCTTCGCTTCAGCAGGACCGGCGGTGGGGCAAAACTCCCTTTTCTTCACAAGAGATCACATGGAAGAATGCCAACCAGTTCAATATTCCCTTTTAGATGGAGAAACTCAGAATCTTCCTTATAGAAATTTGATGGGTGCTCAATTGCTTCATGATTTAGCTGGATAA